From Hylaeus volcanicus isolate JK05 chromosome 2, UHH_iyHylVolc1.0_haploid, whole genome shotgun sequence, the proteins below share one genomic window:
- the LOC128873007 gene encoding DNA topoisomerase 3-beta-1 isoform X1, with protein sequence MKTALMVAEKPSLAASLANILSNGRCTSRKGLNGASSVHEWIGQFRSETVNYKMTAVCGHVMTLDFIGKYNNWDKVDPVELFSCPTEKKEGVPKLRIPYFLAKEGAHCDYLILWLDCDKEGENICFEVINAVQQGMSRKLSPNDIWRARFSAITEKDIKSALANLVKPNENEAKSVDARQELDLRIGCAFTRFQTKFFQGKYGDLDVTLISYGPCQTPTLGFCIQRHDEIQTFKPDTYWVIQVTIKSNDGQDIVLSWSRVRSFDKEVANMFLSHIKEYDQATILSVESTEKTKSRPIALNTVELMKVASSGLGMGPHHAMQIAERLYTQGYISYPRTETTLYPENFDLHAALKQQQNSSDWGDHVRKILATGINRPKKGHNVGDHPPITPMNHATRNELDGDSWRLYDYITRHFIATLAQDCKYLSTTAKFEIGMEVFTVNGHTLLDPGYTSILTWQTLGSNDTLPRFVPGDRVNIQETKLLECYTQPPDYLTEAELISLMEKHGIGTDASIPVHINNICTRNYVNVSAGRKLVPTSLGIVLIHGYQKIDPELILPTMRSAVEEQLNLISLGRADYHAVLQHTVEIFKQKFHYFVESIEAMDQLFEVSFSPLSASGKSYSRCGKCRRYMKYIQTKPSRMHCAHCNETYKLPQNGNIRIYKELKCPLDDFELLSWSTGARGKSYTFCPYCYNNLPFRDMKKGMSGCNSCTHPTCPHGMNSNGISSCLECDSGILVLDPSAAPKWKLGCNRCDVIIHLFENAHKVVVDTEVCDCGAQLVTVEYKQEKTKLPNEATEMTGCVFCTAAFSPLVEKHRAVASKPVATRSRGHTKGRSRGKPRPSKDKMAQLAAYFV encoded by the exons atgaaaactgcgTTGATGGTGGCTGAAAAGCCGTCTCTGGCAGCTTCGCTGGccaatattttaagtaatggTCGATGCACTTCCAGAAAAG GGTTAAATGGAGCTTCTTCTGTGCATGAATGGATAGGTCAATTCAGATCTGAAACggtgaattataaaatgacaGCAGTTTGCGGTCATGTCATGACCCTGGATTTTATAggaaaatataacaattgGGATAAAGTCGACCCT GTAGAATTATTTTCGTGCCCAAccgaaaagaaagaaggagTTCCTAAACTAAGAATCCCTTACTTCCTTGCCAAAGAAGGGGCTCATTGTGATTACTTAATATTATGGCTAGATTGTGACAAAGAgggtgaaaatatttgttttgaagTTATAAATGCAGTGCAGCAAGGCATGAGTAGGAAATTGAGTCCAAAT GATATTTGGCGAGCCCGATTTTCTGCTATCACAGAGAAGGATATTAAATCTGCATTGGCAAATTTAGTGAAACCCAATGAAAATGAAGCTAAAAGCGTGGATGCCCGACAAGAGCTGGATTTACGAATTGGCTGTGCCTTTACAAGGTTTcagacaaaattttttcaG GGAAAATACGGGGATTTGGATGTGACCCTTATTTCTTATGGTCCATGCCAAACACCGACTCTAGGTTTTTGCATTCAGAGGCACGACGAAATTCAAACATTCAAGCCAGACACGTATTGGGTTATACAG GTTACAATTAAATCTAACGATGGTCAAGATATTGTTTTAAGTTGGAGCCGCGTACGGTCTTTTGACAAAGAAGTAGCAAACATGTTCCTAAGCCATATCAAAGAATACGACCAGGCGAC GATTTTGAGCGTCGAAAGCACAGAAAAAACAAAGTCACGACCTATAGCACTGAATACCGTAGAATTGATGAAGGTAGCGAGTTCAGGTTTAGGAATGGGTCCGCATCACGCTATGCAAATTGCGGAACGTCTCTATACGCAGGGATATATAAGTTATCCTCGAACCGAAACAACGTTATACCCGGAGAATTTTGATTTACA TGCAGCGTTGAAGCAACAGCAAAACAGTTCCGATTGGGGAGACCATGTTCGTAAAATATTAGCGACAGGTATAAATAGACCAAAGAAAGGTCATAACGTGGGTGACCATCCTCCTATTACTCCAATGAACCACGCCACACGAAACGAACTCGATGGCGATTCGTGGCGCTTGTACGATTACATCACACGACATTTTATCGCTACC TTGGCTCaagattgtaaatatttgagtaCGACAGCCAAGTTCGAGATAGGAATGGAAGTTTTTACTGTGAATGGTCATACTTTATTGGACCCCGGATACACTAGCATTCTTACGTGGCAGACACTCGGAAGCAACGATACGTTGCCTAGATTCGTGCCTGGTGATAGGGTCAATATACAAGAG ACAAAGCTGCTCGAATGTTACACGCAACCCCCAGATTATTTAACAGAAGCGGAACTGATATCTCTCATGGAGAAACACGGTATCGGTACGGACGCTTCTATTCCggtacatataaataatatatgtacgcGAAATTATGTGAACGTATCAGCTGGAAGAAAATTAGTTCCTACATCGTTAGGAATCGTGTTGATTCACGGTTATCAAAAG ATAGATCCCGAGCTAATCTTACCAACGATGAGGTCTGCAGTGGAGGAACAGCTGAATTTGATATCTTTGGGTCGAGCAGATTACCATGCCGTACTGCAACacacggtagaaattttcaaacaaaagtttcattatttcgtCGAAAGTATAGAAGCTATGGACCAATTGTTcgaagtttcattttctcctCTGTCCGCGTCGGGAAAATCGTACTCCAGGTGTGGAAAATGTCGACGCTACATGAagtacatacaaacaaaaccATCAAGGATGCATTGCGCGCATTGCAACGAAACTTATAAGCTCCCGCAAAATGGCAACATCCGAATTTACAAGGAATTAAAATGCCCATTGGATGATTTCGAGTTGCTCTCGTGGTCCACGGGAGCACGGGGGAAAAGTTACACGTTCTGTCCATATTGCTACAACAATCTGCCATTTAG AGACATGAAGAAAGGAATGAGTGGTTGTAATTCGTGCACGCATCCAACCTGTCCTCATGGTATGAATTCGAACGGTATATCGAGTTGTCTGGAATGCGATTCGGGCATACTTGTGCTCGATCCTTCAGCTGCGCCTAAATGGAAGCTTGGCTGCAATCGTTGCGATgttattattcatttgttcGAAAATGCTCACAAAGTGGTAGTCGACACGGAAGTATGCGACTGTGGAGCGCAGTTGGTGACTGTTGAATATAAACAG GAGAAGACCAAGCTTCCTAACGAGGCGACAGAGATGACTGGTTGCGTTTTTTGCACAGCAGCTTTCTCGCCTCTCGTGGAGAAGCATCGTGCAGTTGCCTCGAAACCGGTTGCGACTCGTAGTCGCGGTCACACGAAAGGTCGCAGTCGTGGTAAACCTCGCCCTTCGAAGGATAAGATGGCTCAATTAGCGGCATATTTTGTATAA
- the LOC128873007 gene encoding DNA topoisomerase 3-beta-1 isoform X2 yields the protein MSRKLSPNDIWRARFSAITEKDIKSALANLVKPNENEAKSVDARQELDLRIGCAFTRFQTKFFQGKYGDLDVTLISYGPCQTPTLGFCIQRHDEIQTFKPDTYWVIQVTIKSNDGQDIVLSWSRVRSFDKEVANMFLSHIKEYDQATILSVESTEKTKSRPIALNTVELMKVASSGLGMGPHHAMQIAERLYTQGYISYPRTETTLYPENFDLHAALKQQQNSSDWGDHVRKILATGINRPKKGHNVGDHPPITPMNHATRNELDGDSWRLYDYITRHFIATLAQDCKYLSTTAKFEIGMEVFTVNGHTLLDPGYTSILTWQTLGSNDTLPRFVPGDRVNIQETKLLECYTQPPDYLTEAELISLMEKHGIGTDASIPVHINNICTRNYVNVSAGRKLVPTSLGIVLIHGYQKIDPELILPTMRSAVEEQLNLISLGRADYHAVLQHTVEIFKQKFHYFVESIEAMDQLFEVSFSPLSASGKSYSRCGKCRRYMKYIQTKPSRMHCAHCNETYKLPQNGNIRIYKELKCPLDDFELLSWSTGARGKSYTFCPYCYNNLPFRDMKKGMSGCNSCTHPTCPHGMNSNGISSCLECDSGILVLDPSAAPKWKLGCNRCDVIIHLFENAHKVVVDTEVCDCGAQLVTVEYKQEKTKLPNEATEMTGCVFCTAAFSPLVEKHRAVASKPVATRSRGHTKGRSRGKPRPSKDKMAQLAAYFV from the exons ATGAGTAGGAAATTGAGTCCAAAT GATATTTGGCGAGCCCGATTTTCTGCTATCACAGAGAAGGATATTAAATCTGCATTGGCAAATTTAGTGAAACCCAATGAAAATGAAGCTAAAAGCGTGGATGCCCGACAAGAGCTGGATTTACGAATTGGCTGTGCCTTTACAAGGTTTcagacaaaattttttcaG GGAAAATACGGGGATTTGGATGTGACCCTTATTTCTTATGGTCCATGCCAAACACCGACTCTAGGTTTTTGCATTCAGAGGCACGACGAAATTCAAACATTCAAGCCAGACACGTATTGGGTTATACAG GTTACAATTAAATCTAACGATGGTCAAGATATTGTTTTAAGTTGGAGCCGCGTACGGTCTTTTGACAAAGAAGTAGCAAACATGTTCCTAAGCCATATCAAAGAATACGACCAGGCGAC GATTTTGAGCGTCGAAAGCACAGAAAAAACAAAGTCACGACCTATAGCACTGAATACCGTAGAATTGATGAAGGTAGCGAGTTCAGGTTTAGGAATGGGTCCGCATCACGCTATGCAAATTGCGGAACGTCTCTATACGCAGGGATATATAAGTTATCCTCGAACCGAAACAACGTTATACCCGGAGAATTTTGATTTACA TGCAGCGTTGAAGCAACAGCAAAACAGTTCCGATTGGGGAGACCATGTTCGTAAAATATTAGCGACAGGTATAAATAGACCAAAGAAAGGTCATAACGTGGGTGACCATCCTCCTATTACTCCAATGAACCACGCCACACGAAACGAACTCGATGGCGATTCGTGGCGCTTGTACGATTACATCACACGACATTTTATCGCTACC TTGGCTCaagattgtaaatatttgagtaCGACAGCCAAGTTCGAGATAGGAATGGAAGTTTTTACTGTGAATGGTCATACTTTATTGGACCCCGGATACACTAGCATTCTTACGTGGCAGACACTCGGAAGCAACGATACGTTGCCTAGATTCGTGCCTGGTGATAGGGTCAATATACAAGAG ACAAAGCTGCTCGAATGTTACACGCAACCCCCAGATTATTTAACAGAAGCGGAACTGATATCTCTCATGGAGAAACACGGTATCGGTACGGACGCTTCTATTCCggtacatataaataatatatgtacgcGAAATTATGTGAACGTATCAGCTGGAAGAAAATTAGTTCCTACATCGTTAGGAATCGTGTTGATTCACGGTTATCAAAAG ATAGATCCCGAGCTAATCTTACCAACGATGAGGTCTGCAGTGGAGGAACAGCTGAATTTGATATCTTTGGGTCGAGCAGATTACCATGCCGTACTGCAACacacggtagaaattttcaaacaaaagtttcattatttcgtCGAAAGTATAGAAGCTATGGACCAATTGTTcgaagtttcattttctcctCTGTCCGCGTCGGGAAAATCGTACTCCAGGTGTGGAAAATGTCGACGCTACATGAagtacatacaaacaaaaccATCAAGGATGCATTGCGCGCATTGCAACGAAACTTATAAGCTCCCGCAAAATGGCAACATCCGAATTTACAAGGAATTAAAATGCCCATTGGATGATTTCGAGTTGCTCTCGTGGTCCACGGGAGCACGGGGGAAAAGTTACACGTTCTGTCCATATTGCTACAACAATCTGCCATTTAG AGACATGAAGAAAGGAATGAGTGGTTGTAATTCGTGCACGCATCCAACCTGTCCTCATGGTATGAATTCGAACGGTATATCGAGTTGTCTGGAATGCGATTCGGGCATACTTGTGCTCGATCCTTCAGCTGCGCCTAAATGGAAGCTTGGCTGCAATCGTTGCGATgttattattcatttgttcGAAAATGCTCACAAAGTGGTAGTCGACACGGAAGTATGCGACTGTGGAGCGCAGTTGGTGACTGTTGAATATAAACAG GAGAAGACCAAGCTTCCTAACGAGGCGACAGAGATGACTGGTTGCGTTTTTTGCACAGCAGCTTTCTCGCCTCTCGTGGAGAAGCATCGTGCAGTTGCCTCGAAACCGGTTGCGACTCGTAGTCGCGGTCACACGAAAGGTCGCAGTCGTGGTAAACCTCGCCCTTCGAAGGATAAGATGGCTCAATTAGCGGCATATTTTGTATAA
- the LOC128873008 gene encoding charged multivesicular body protein 2a — MEWLFGKRVTPEEMLRKNQRALNKAMRDLDREKMRMEQQEKKIIMDIKKLAKDGQMDAVKIMAKDLVRTRRYVKKFMLMKANIQAVSLKIQTLRSQNTMAQAMKGVTRAMQNMNKQLNLPQIQKILQDFEKQSEIMDMKEEIMNDAIDDAMEDEADEEESDAIVSQVLDELGLQLTDQLSGLPQASGSLTVSGTKQPVAAAAGTDDGGNLADADADLQARLENLRRE; from the exons ATGGAGTGGTTATTTGGAAAGCGGGTTACTCCTGAGGAAATGCTCAGGAAGAATCAGAGAGCTTTAAACAAGGCAATGAGAGATCTTGATAGAGAGAAAATGAGAATGGAACAGCAGGAAAAGAAGATTATCATGGATATAAAGAAACTTGCCAAGGATGGGCAAATG GATGCTGTGAAAATCATGGCTAAAGATCTTGTGAGGACTAGACGTTACGTAAAGAAATTCATGCTAATGAAAGCAAATATCCAAGCAGTCTCTTTAAAGATTCAAACATTACGTTCACAAAATACGATGGCTCAAGCAATGAAAGGAGTCACAAGAGCAATGCAGAATATGAATAA ACAATTGAATCTTCCccaaatacaaaaaatattgcaagatTTTGAGAAACAATCAGAAATAATGGatatgaaagaagaaattatgaaTGATGCGATAGATGATGCAATGGAAGACGAGGCTGACGAAGAAGAGAG CGACGCCATTGTATCGCAAGTTCTGGATGAACTAGGTTTACAATTGACGGATCAGCTGTCTGGTCTACCACAAGCATCCGGCTCGTTAACTGTATCTGGTACGAAACAGCCAGTTGCAGCTGCTGCAGGAACCGATGACGGTGGTAACCTCGCGGATGCAGATGCAGATTTACAAGCTAGACTCGAAAATTTAcgacgcgaataa